One region of Wyeomyia smithii strain HCP4-BCI-WySm-NY-G18 chromosome 3, ASM2978416v1, whole genome shotgun sequence genomic DNA includes:
- the LOC129727777 gene encoding zinc finger protein 506-like, with the protein MESSDICRVCMDDDRENFKSLFEVTAKSNLTPAKMIADVAETQIEKDDGLPEVICSECLAAITEAHRIRSKCRNTDRKLRKILNFGIKNKPFIEPEFVEDSEMLLDNMIPTDMADEQWTDATISKNNDTVKIITTEENSQKDNHLEILSIQPVSFEHKDHGLEELTVPLIIKQEDTQHDSASLDEEYLVEEIKDLPGLLKHVQVIKAPVSSPKGKDLEEAVIMNSDELSNEEQQIDINFPKIEIEALDEEQYEDYEAIDEDLHSDLQQEDTRPLDDASCCGCPMDFSSRQELEEHSRVVHLPEKDDSVALKDCYTCDICYKKHISLKALEYHKSNRFNKKMRTCRLCNLVLQSARKRRQHEQLHKTLPEDFEIKCCGCDQAVLFKKLGIHAEKVHKISEKVSRSKFVCEVCYLDCGYKHRLEKHHSQRELSVLHKKNPKQLKLKRKFVAQTAHIDGKQRFICDICGKHFSTKGNLKSHRSLHVTAEKPFKCTICKKEFSKKSNYNVHQLRTHSTDSPFNCELCGKRFKCDVNLKNHLKVHSKQRPYLCSYCPKDFAHLSDKRRHEIGHSGNYPFRCELCNKPFTRRTALDRHRESCSKRFANQKRINPFQQLEEGVEDPNAKSSMLCDLCEELLPSIDDLAKHHAEKHIETLHEGSYEAEVEIE; encoded by the exons ATGGAATCCTCCGATATTTGTCGCGTTTGCATGGACGACGATCGGGAAAACTTTAAATCATTGTTCGAGGTGACTGCAAAATCCAACCTAACTCCCGCAAAAATGATAGCTGATGTTGCAGAAACTCAG ATTGAGAAGGATGATGGCCTACCGGAAGTCATATGCAGTGAATGCTTAGCTGCTATAACCGAAGCACACAGAATACGATCTAAATGTCGGAATACCGATAGAAAGTTGCGAaagattttaaattttggtaTCAAAAATAAACCATTCATAGAACCAGAATTTGTGGAGGACTCTGAAATGCTCCTGGACAACATGATACCAACCGATATGGCAGATGAACAGTGGACAGATGCAACCATTAGCAAGAACAATGACACCGTTAAAATAATTACAACAGAGGAAAATTCACAAAAGGATAATCATTTAGAGATTCTTTCTATTCAACCAGTGTCATTCGAGCACAAAGATCATGGTTTAGAAGAACTTACTGTGCCACTTATAATCAAACAAGAAGATACACAACATGACTCTGCTAGCTTAGATGAAGAATATCTTGTAGAAGAAATTAAAGATCTACCAGGTCTCCTTAAACATGTCCAGGTTATAAAAGCACCAGTATCGTCTCCCAAAGGAAAAGATTTAGAAGAAGCCGTTATAATGAACTCAGATGAATTGTCTAATGAAGAACAACAGATTGATATTAATTTTccgaaaattgaaattgaagctTTAGATGAGGAACAATATGAAGATTATGAGGCGATAGATGAAGACCTACATTCTGATCTACAGCAGGAAGATACGCGGCCACTTGATGACGCTAGTTGTTGTGGTTGCCCAATGGATTTTTCCTCCAGACAAGAACTGGAAGAGCATTCTAGGGTCGTTCATTTGCCAGAAAAAGATGACAGCGTTGCTTTAAAAGATTGCTACACGTGTGATATATGTTACAAGAAGCATATATCTCTTAAAGCTTTAGAATATCACAAATCCAATAGATTTAATAAAAAGATGCGTACCTGTAGACTCTGTAATTTGGTTTTACAGAGCGCACGCAAACGTCGACAACACGAGCAACTGCATAAAACTCTTCCAGAAGACTTTGAAATCAAATGTTGCGGTTGTGACCAAGCGGTTTTGTTCAAAAAACTTGGTATCCATGCCGAGAAGGTCCATAAAATATCGGAGAAGGTTTCACGGTCGAAGTTTGTTTGTGAGGTCtgttatttggactgtggataCAAGCATAGGTTGGAGAAGCACCATTCCCAAAGAGAATTGTCTGTGCTGCATAAAAAAAACCCAAAGCAACTTAAGCTGAAAAGAAAATTCGTGGCCCAAACTGCCCACATAGATGGTAAGCAACGGTTCATTTGTGATATTTGTGGCAAACATTTTTCCACAAAAGGTAACTTAAAATCACACCGGTCACTGCACGTAACAGCTGAAAAGCCTTTCAAATGTACGATATGCAAGAAAGAATTCTCCAAGAAAAGTAACTATAATGTACATCAGCTACGGACACATTCTACAGATAGTCCTTTCAACTGTGAATTATGTGGTAAACGTTTTAAATGTGACGTTAATCTGAAAAACCACCTGAAGGTTCATAGTAAACAGCGGCCATATTTATGTTCGTACTGTCCAAAAGATTTTGCGCACCTCTCCGACAAACGGAGACACGAGATCGGCCACTCAGGCAATTATCCCTTTAGATGTGAGCTGTGCAACAAACCGTTTACTAGAAGAACAGCGCTTGATAGGCATCGTGAGTCTTGTAGTAAACGCTTCGCGAATCAAAAGCGGATAAATCCATTCCAACAGCTTGAAGAAGGTGTTGAAGATCCGAACGCTAAGTCAAGCATGTTGTGTGATCTCTGTGAGGAGTTGCTTCCTTCCATAGACGACCTTGCTAAGCACCATGCGGAGAAACACATCGAAACGCTGCACGAAGGATCGTATGAAGCAGAGGTGGAAATTGAATAA